A window of Citrus sinensis cultivar Valencia sweet orange chromosome 7, DVS_A1.0, whole genome shotgun sequence contains these coding sequences:
- the LOC102608858 gene encoding chloroplast envelope membrane protein, which yields MLMLLMSTSMVLCDNLLFIDQNNKCRTRSSLFVHNSSSCLIQFSGKKQRLCGFIPNAKKGSGNKYSKGKRSWWQRFFLDDDGNWFGLKDNDLIEEENDISSDGELSENEKFEAWKRRAEAIVELREAQQDMRNEENRRWEDWIMDDNHGNGADSSWSQDFGNGIWEGNDLSELFPERGLVESVRDLVLGTEENDILYEDRVFRYASTNSAKFLALLILIPWALDFVVHDFVLMPFLDRYVKTVPLAAQMLDVRRSQKLEMVKVLKTEKARFRLEVEIGKSPPLSDEEVWWELRDKALELRDERRLENRKAFANLWSDLVFGISLFILLYFNQSKVALLKFTGYKIINNISDAGKAFLIILVTDIFLGYHSESGWQTLVEIILEHYGIEADESAIITFVCVVPVFMDACVKLWLFKKLPGLAPRVSNIFKEMRRH from the exons atgttaatgttGTTGATGAGCACTTCAATGGTTTTGtgtgataatttattattcattgaccAAAACAACAAGTGTAGAACTAGAAGCTCACTTTTTGTACACAATTCATCAAGCTGTTTGATTCAATTTAGTGGCAAGAAACAAAGGCTTTGTGGGTTCATCCCAAATGCAAAAAAGGGTAGTggaaataaatattcaaaGGGTAAGAGAAGTTGGTGGCAAAGGTTCTTTCTCGATGATGATGGGAATTGGTTTGGTTTGAAAGATAATGATTTGATTGAAGAGGAGAATGATATTTCTAGTGATGGGGAGTTATCGGAGAATGAGAAGTTTGAGGCGTGGAAGAGGAGGGCGGAAGCTATTGTAGAGTTGAGGGAAGCTCAACAAGATATGAGGAATGAAGAGAATAGGAGGTGGGAGGACTGGATTATGGATGATAATCATGGAAATGGTGCTGATTCTTCTTGGAGTCAAGATTTCGGTAATGGGATTTGGGAAGGGAATGATCTGAGTGAGTTGTTTCCTGAAAGGGGGTTGGTTGAGTCAGTAAGGGACTTGGTTCTTGGCACagaagaaaatgatattttgtaCGAAGATCGGGTTTTCCGGTATGCTTCTACAAATTCG GCTAAATTTTTGGCATTACTGATACTTATACCTTGGGCCTTGGACTTTGTGGTTCATGATTTTGTTCTCATGCCTTTTCTAGACAG aTATGTAAAGACTGTGCCACTTGCAGCACAGATGCTTGATGTGAGAAGAAGTCAAAAACTTGAGATGGTTAAGGTATTAAAAACTGAGAAAGCAAGATTCCGGCTTGAGGTTGAGATTGGAAAATCTCCTCCTCTTTCTGATGAGGAGGTTTGGTGGGAGTTACGAGATAAAGC GTTAGAGTTGAGAGATGAGAGGAGGTTAGAGAACCGTAAAGCATTTGCCAATTTATGGTCAGATTTGGTCTTTGGGATCTCATTATTCATTCTTTTATACTTCAATCAGAGTAAA GTAGCCTTGCTGAAATTTACtggttataaaataataaataacatctCAGATGCTGGGAAGGCATTCTTAATTATTCTCGTTACAGATATTTTTTTAGG GTATCATTCTGAATCTGGTTGGCAGACTCTGGTGGAGATAATTCTTGAGCATTATGGTATTGAAGCTGATGAGTCTGCCATAATCACTTTTGTCTGTGTGGTCCCAGTTTTTATGGATGCATGTGTGAAGCTTTGG TTGTTTAAAAAACTTCCAGGGCTAGCCCCAAGGGTTTCAAATATATTCAAGGAGATGAGGCGTCACTAG